The following are encoded in a window of Thermodesulfobacterium geofontis OPF15 genomic DNA:
- a CDS encoding ATP-binding protein has translation MKEKIHESLVGRKRVFELYPISFKEFVNFKTNYRYEESLEEFFEVEKVKTESLLNEYLNFGGYPRVVLEEKLSEKVRIIDEIYRSYLDKDVSYLIKSEKVDVYSSLIKLLAGQIGRLINYSELSSTLGISLQTLKNYLWYAEKTFIIHRLTPYFRNVRKEITKSPVIYFYDLGLRNYALGFFGKVEFSPDIGFLFKNFVFNIIKEKFRFTGASVHFWRTKDKAEVDFVINFGKEVIPIEAKYKKLKEPTVERSLRSFIEKYHPKEAWVINLALEYEVKIDKTIVKFLPFYRLLM, from the coding sequence TTGAAAGAAAAAATTCATGAGTCTTTAGTTGGCAGAAAAAGAGTGTTTGAACTATACCCAATTTCTTTTAAGGAATTTGTTAATTTTAAAACTAATTATCGCTACGAAGAGAGTCTTGAAGAATTTTTTGAGGTTGAAAAGGTAAAAACTGAGAGTTTGCTCAATGAATATTTAAATTTTGGAGGCTATCCAAGGGTCGTTCTTGAAGAAAAGCTTAGTGAAAAAGTAAGAATAATTGATGAAATTTATCGTAGCTATTTGGATAAGGATGTATCTTATTTGATTAAATCAGAAAAGGTTGATGTTTATAGTTCATTAATAAAACTTTTAGCTGGTCAAATTGGTAGACTAATTAATTATTCAGAATTGTCTTCAACCTTAGGAATATCCCTTCAGACTCTTAAAAACTATTTATGGTATGCAGAAAAAACTTTTATTATTCATAGATTGACTCCTTATTTTAGAAATGTTAGAAAAGAAATTACTAAATCACCTGTCATATATTTCTATGATTTAGGTTTAAGGAATTATGCTTTAGGTTTTTTTGGTAAAGTAGAGTTTTCACCTGATATAGGGTTTCTTTTCAAAAATTTTGTTTTTAATATAATAAAAGAAAAATTTAGATTTACAGGAGCAAGTGTTCATTTCTGGAGAACAAAAGATAAAGCAGAGGTTGATTTTGTAATTAATTTTGGCAAAGAGGTTATACCAATAGAAGCAAAATATAAAAAACTAAAGGAGCCAACGGTCGAAAGGTCGTTAAGGAGCTTTATTGAGAAATATCACCCTAAGGAAGCATGGGTAATTAACTTAGCTTTAGAATATGAAGTGAAAATAGATAAAACTATCGTAAAATTTTTACCCTTTTATAGACTTTTGATGTGA